Proteins encoded in a region of the Oscillospiraceae bacterium MB24-C1 genome:
- a CDS encoding YwbE family protein, with product MKGQNRTDINIGARVNIVLKADQRTGKLTEGVVGRILTKSSFHPHGIKVMLEDGQVGRVQEIL from the coding sequence TTGAAAGGACAAAACAGGACGGATATCAACATTGGTGCCAGAGTCAACATCGTGCTAAAAGCAGATCAGCGCACCGGAAAACTAACTGAGGGGGTTGTGGGGAGAATACTGACCAAGAGCAGCTTTCACCCCCACGGAATCAAGGTGATGCTAGAAGACGGCCAAGTCGGTCGGGTACAAGAGATTTTGTAA
- a CDS encoding GntR family transcriptional regulator, whose protein sequence is MEQLELMPARIKIAAIVRKAILSGEFTAGSELSLTETAAKIGVSRTPVREAFQTLAAEGLIELRMNKGAVVKSIDENFIKDHFSIRMLLEGEAVARAIQNGMDANELMALQATVSDNLHFVADNTYELYNQNFHTAIWAATQSQKLYHFCETLWNGPSFSRAVPDEEHRRRSIAEHSQIIGYIAEGDAESGRRTMAAHIERSMHNILNGFKMR, encoded by the coding sequence ATGGAGCAACTGGAATTGATGCCGGCGCGGATAAAGATTGCAGCCATTGTGCGTAAAGCTATTTTATCCGGCGAATTTACAGCCGGATCGGAATTGTCCTTAACTGAAACGGCAGCAAAAATTGGGGTGTCGCGCACGCCGGTTCGCGAGGCTTTCCAGACACTCGCGGCAGAAGGGCTTATAGAGTTGCGCATGAACAAGGGTGCCGTTGTCAAGTCGATTGACGAAAACTTTATTAAAGACCACTTTAGCATACGAATGCTTTTAGAGGGCGAAGCCGTCGCGCGTGCCATACAAAACGGCATGGATGCCAACGAGCTAATGGCGCTTCAAGCCACCGTATCAGACAATCTTCATTTTGTTGCCGACAACACTTATGAATTATATAATCAAAATTTTCACACTGCAATCTGGGCGGCAACCCAAAGCCAAAAGCTGTATCATTTTTGTGAGACGCTATGGAACGGCCCTTCTTTCAGCCGTGCAGTACCCGACGAAGAGCATAGAAGAAGATCTATTGCCGAGCATAGTCAGATTATCGGCTATATAGCCGAGGGTGATGCTGAGTCAGGCCGCCGGACTATGGCTGCACATATTGAGCGGAGCATGCACAATATTTTAAACGGTTTTAAGATGCGATAA
- a CDS encoding DNA mismatch repair protein MutS, with the protein MINLNSHYKTLEFDKILNLLANNALSEEVKARCLALTPTLNEAEAQRWMNETTQARRILEQAGAPPLSPMTELQKVIGLIQADAMLIPEQIEHVISFLASCRRMRAYLKRAEATDSAIAWYGSGIDPLGDMENELQRCIRSGALDDRASDRLNDIRRQMTITTDQIKGKLDALLRKNKAWFSESFISMRGGHYTLPVKREHKKDVTGTVIEVSNTGGTCFIEPASVGRFQSALYALEVEEDSEVRRILYVLTALISDNLPTLKRNVETMQVLDFLFAKGKLSLSMQAGPVGITTNRCIRLLGARHPLLDKATAVPLNFAVGGELSGVVITGPNTGGKTVTLKTVGLFSLMAQSGLHLPAEAGSSLCMQNLVLCDVGDGQSISENLSTFSAHIKNVLDILRQATGESLVLLDELGSGTDPAEGMGIAVAILDVLCAKGCLFAATTHYPEIKTYADNTPGLINARMAFDRESLRPLYRLEIGEAGESCALYIAERLGMPEAMLKRAREAAYTDQNAKSLPVLQQNKAINGLGKSTAPKITRQKTQQNQTPRCDTFQVGDSVLVYPTKETGIVFARANDRGEIGVQVKGIKKLVNHKRIKLQVPASELYPENYDFSILFDTVENRKARRVLERRHQEGNMIVIKEGEQEV; encoded by the coding sequence GTGATTAACTTGAATTCGCATTATAAAACACTTGAATTTGATAAAATATTAAATCTTCTGGCTAACAATGCATTATCAGAAGAGGTTAAGGCACGTTGTCTTGCGCTAACTCCCACCCTTAACGAGGCAGAAGCCCAGCGCTGGATGAACGAAACCACTCAGGCTCGGCGAATTTTGGAACAAGCGGGAGCCCCGCCTCTTTCACCCATGACCGAGCTGCAAAAGGTTATCGGGCTAATACAGGCGGACGCCATGCTGATACCTGAACAAATTGAGCATGTCATATCTTTTTTGGCTTCATGCCGCAGAATGCGCGCGTACCTAAAACGGGCCGAAGCAACTGATTCGGCCATCGCGTGGTATGGCAGTGGCATCGACCCGCTCGGTGATATGGAAAACGAGCTTCAGCGCTGTATCAGAAGCGGCGCGTTGGATGATCGTGCGTCTGACCGACTCAACGATATTCGCCGTCAAATGACGATCACCACCGACCAGATAAAGGGGAAGCTGGATGCGCTCCTGCGAAAAAACAAGGCCTGGTTTTCCGAAAGCTTTATCTCCATGCGCGGCGGGCATTATACACTGCCGGTTAAACGCGAACACAAAAAAGATGTCACCGGTACGGTGATCGAAGTCTCCAACACCGGGGGAACTTGCTTTATTGAGCCCGCCTCGGTTGGGCGCTTTCAGTCGGCACTGTACGCGTTAGAGGTAGAGGAGGACAGCGAAGTCCGACGTATTTTATATGTGTTGACTGCCCTGATCAGCGATAATCTGCCTACATTAAAGCGTAACGTCGAAACAATGCAGGTGTTGGATTTTCTTTTTGCCAAGGGCAAGCTCAGCCTTTCCATGCAGGCTGGACCAGTTGGCATCACTACCAATCGGTGCATTCGGCTGTTGGGTGCGCGACACCCGCTGTTGGATAAGGCCACGGCGGTGCCGTTGAATTTTGCGGTGGGCGGCGAGCTTTCCGGCGTTGTCATCACCGGACCCAATACTGGCGGCAAAACCGTCACGCTTAAAACGGTCGGATTATTTTCGCTTATGGCGCAAAGTGGATTGCATTTACCCGCCGAGGCGGGCAGTAGCCTTTGCATGCAAAATCTTGTGCTTTGTGATGTCGGCGATGGACAGAGCATTTCAGAAAACCTCTCTACTTTTTCCGCCCATATCAAAAATGTGCTGGACATTTTGCGTCAGGCGACGGGTGAATCATTGGTGTTGCTTGACGAGCTGGGCTCTGGCACCGACCCTGCCGAGGGCATGGGTATTGCAGTAGCTATTTTGGATGTACTCTGCGCAAAAGGCTGCCTCTTTGCTGCTACGACGCACTACCCTGAAATAAAAACCTATGCAGATAATACACCCGGCCTTATCAATGCCCGCATGGCCTTTGACCGTGAAAGCTTGCGTCCACTTTACCGCCTTGAAATTGGTGAGGCAGGTGAAAGTTGCGCGCTGTATATCGCCGAGCGACTGGGCATGCCCGAAGCGATGCTAAAACGCGCCCGAGAGGCTGCTTACACCGATCAAAACGCTAAAAGCTTGCCAGTTTTGCAGCAAAACAAAGCGATTAATGGTTTAGGCAAATCAACGGCACCAAAAATCACCCGGCAAAAAACACAGCAGAATCAGACGCCCCGCTGTGATACATTTCAGGTTGGAGATAGCGTGCTAGTATATCCCACCAAAGAAACTGGTATCGTCTTTGCCCGGGCTAATGACAGGGGGGAGATCGGCGTACAGGTCAAGGGAATCAAAAAACTGGTTAACCATAAGCGCATCAAGCTTCAGGTGCCTGCCAGTGAACTTTACCCGGAAAACTATGACTTTTCGATTCTTTTTGATACGGTGGAAAACCGAAAGGCCCGGCGCGTTTTAGAAAGACGCCATCAAGAAGGCAACATGATCGTAATTAAGGAAGGGGAGCAAGAGGTGTGA
- a CDS encoding AAA family ATPase, with protein MQRNYIGSVRLKTPLAEDSYLHNIPAVRHLAQQKELTFTHAVTFLVGENGTGKSTLLEGIAVAYGFNAEGGTRNFSFETSATHSELHRHLTLLKSAYPKDGFFLRAESFYNATSYIDAVYEDKLRAKVPTAYGAGALHAQSHGESFLSLVENRFSGNGLYLLDEPESALSPSRLMALMVHLHALVQKNSQFIIATHSPILITYPGAQVYELSEAGVCSVDYRKTEHYQLTRRFLERPEKMLHYLLDAE; from the coding sequence ATGCAGCGCAATTACATCGGTAGCGTGCGGTTAAAAACGCCGCTGGCAGAGGATTCCTATCTGCACAATATACCGGCGGTGCGCCATTTGGCGCAGCAAAAGGAACTAACCTTCACCCACGCGGTTACCTTTTTGGTGGGCGAAAACGGCACGGGCAAATCGACGCTGCTCGAGGGCATCGCTGTAGCCTATGGCTTCAACGCCGAGGGCGGTACCAGAAATTTCAGCTTTGAAACCAGCGCCACCCATTCAGAACTGCACCGACACCTCACGCTCTTAAAAAGCGCTTATCCCAAGGACGGTTTTTTTCTGCGAGCCGAAAGCTTTTATAACGCCACCAGCTACATCGATGCGGTATACGAAGATAAACTCAGAGCAAAGGTGCCCACCGCATACGGTGCGGGTGCGCTGCATGCGCAATCCCACGGCGAGAGCTTTCTCTCACTAGTGGAAAATCGTTTTAGCGGTAACGGTCTTTATCTGCTCGACGAACCGGAGTCCGCCCTTTCACCCAGTCGCCTTATGGCCTTGATGGTGCATCTCCACGCACTCGTGCAAAAGAATTCCCAGTTCATCATCGCCACCCACTCGCCCATCCTGATAACCTACCCCGGCGCACAGGTGTATGAGCTTTCAGAGGCGGGTGTCTGTTCGGTAGATTACCGCAAGACCGAACATTATCAGCTGACTCGTCGCTTTCTAGAAAGACCTGAGAAAATGCTACACTACCTTTTGGACGCGGAATAA
- a CDS encoding NAD-binding protein, which produces MTALLVFAALGTFLLGYFIMYRLDLFFENENFLDGAKGRANQGVLVYGAPDVVEKMKKSGIKCKALLTSSFPEDDFYSALFALSGDDSKNLAICHAAKRADPGIYIIARCNAPDLCKIFEDTGAERLLNAGESVDALLGEMRGIGR; this is translated from the coding sequence ATGACGGCTCTGCTGGTTTTTGCAGCTCTGGGAACGTTTCTACTCGGCTATTTTATTATGTATCGGCTGGACTTGTTTTTTGAAAATGAAAACTTTCTTGATGGTGCGAAAGGGCGTGCTAATCAAGGTGTGTTGGTTTACGGAGCGCCCGACGTCGTAGAGAAAATGAAGAAATCCGGGATAAAGTGTAAAGCGCTTTTAACATCCTCTTTTCCTGAGGATGACTTTTATTCGGCGCTGTTTGCGCTTTCAGGTGATGATAGCAAAAACTTGGCAATATGCCATGCCGCAAAGCGCGCGGACCCCGGTATTTATATTATAGCGCGTTGCAACGCGCCAGATTTGTGCAAAATTTTTGAAGACACAGGCGCGGAACGATTGCTTAACGCAGGCGAATCGGTCGATGCGTTGCTGGGAGAAATGAGAGGGATAGGCAGATGA
- a CDS encoding N-acetyltransferase, with translation MSKNIIIRPEAEQDYRVVEHLTRDAFWDVYKPGCDEHLLAHNLRYSKAFLPELDYVAVQDDCVVGNIMYSVAQVIDSDGRAHPVLTFGPLSVSPDCQRQGVGAALVHHTLAIAKKTEYPAVIIFGNPAYYHLKKPFLITKSMLQIRSSNCRDIIGSMLAR, from the coding sequence GTGAGCAAAAATATTATTATCCGGCCTGAGGCTGAGCAGGATTACCGTGTGGTTGAGCATCTGACACGGGACGCGTTTTGGGACGTTTATAAGCCAGGCTGTGACGAACATCTGTTGGCGCACAATCTGCGCTATTCCAAGGCGTTTTTGCCGGAGCTGGATTATGTGGCGGTACAGGATGATTGCGTTGTAGGCAATATCATGTATTCGGTGGCACAGGTAATCGACAGCGATGGTCGCGCGCACCCGGTGCTGACCTTTGGCCCATTGAGTGTTTCGCCCGATTGTCAGAGACAGGGCGTGGGCGCTGCTTTGGTGCATCACACACTAGCCATTGCCAAAAAAACCGAATATCCGGCCGTTATCATTTTTGGAAACCCCGCCTATTATCATTTGAAAAAGCCTTTCCTTATCACGAAAAGCATGTTACAGATACGCAGCTCAAACTGTAGGGATATTATCGGCAGTATGCTGGCTCGCTGA
- a CDS encoding AraC family transcriptional regulator, protein MDWIKRLNAAINYIEEHLTDELNYEQLGRIACCSAYHFQRMFGYMAGVSLSEYIRRRRKSRAAADLQSGDQKIIDIAAKYGYDSPTAFNRAFQSVHGFAPSQAREKGRVLTSFPPISFQITIKGAVQMDYRIEKKEAFRIVGLGMEMDKDMEKNFETVPKMWAKAAQDGSIAKMCGLMNGQPKGVLGISACNGAAEQWRYYIAVASTLPADGFEEYLVPAATWAIFTGQGTGTSIQVLEQRIITEWLPTSGYEYSTGPDVEVYFDPTPENTRYEVWVPVIKQNG, encoded by the coding sequence ATGGATTGGATAAAAAGACTCAACGCTGCGATCAATTATATCGAAGAGCATCTCACCGACGAGCTGAATTATGAACAGCTTGGCAGAATCGCTTGCTGTTCGGCTTATCATTTTCAGCGCATGTTCGGCTATATGGCGGGGGTTTCGCTGTCGGAGTACATTCGTCGCAGGCGGAAGAGCCGGGCAGCAGCGGATTTACAAAGCGGAGACCAAAAAATTATTGATATCGCCGCAAAGTACGGCTATGATTCGCCCACCGCTTTTAACCGTGCTTTTCAGAGTGTACATGGTTTTGCTCCGTCTCAGGCCAGAGAAAAAGGCAGGGTTCTTACATCCTTTCCACCCATCAGCTTCCAAATTACAATTAAAGGAGCGGTACAGATGGATTATAGAATCGAGAAAAAAGAAGCTTTTCGTATTGTGGGACTGGGTATGGAAATGGACAAAGATATGGAAAAGAATTTTGAGACGGTACCCAAAATGTGGGCCAAAGCGGCGCAAGATGGCAGCATCGCCAAAATGTGTGGCCTTATGAACGGCCAGCCCAAAGGGGTTCTGGGCATCAGTGCCTGCAATGGGGCGGCAGAACAGTGGCGGTATTATATCGCAGTGGCGAGCACTCTGCCTGCCGACGGTTTTGAGGAATATTTGGTTCCCGCCGCTACCTGGGCCATCTTTACTGGGCAGGGCACCGGTACCTCGATTCAGGTACTGGAGCAGCGTATCATTACCGAATGGCTACCCACCTCCGGTTATGAGTATAGTACCGGCCCCGATGTGGAGGTCTATTTCGATCCTACACCTGAAAACACACGGTACGAGGTCTGGGTTCCGGTCATTAAGCAAAACGGTTGA
- a CDS encoding 3-isopropylmalate dehydratase small subunit → MNNIIESAAVVLGSNIDTDQIYPGRFLALVEPDEIGKHCLEGLDEQIRQLAPGSIVVAGTNFGCGSSREHAVITLQNAKVQAVVAESFARIFFRNAINLGLPLIICKGISQTVKTGHLLRVDLTAGTVAVLETGVVLQAEKLGDHILGIIRAGGIKPLFRAKYAKSPQE, encoded by the coding sequence ATGAACAACATTATTGAGAGCGCTGCCGTTGTACTGGGGAGCAACATTGACACCGATCAGATTTATCCCGGGCGGTTTCTCGCCTTGGTTGAACCAGATGAAATCGGCAAACATTGCCTGGAAGGCCTTGACGAACAAATCCGCCAGCTAGCGCCGGGCAGCATTGTGGTGGCAGGCACAAATTTTGGTTGCGGCTCAAGCCGTGAGCATGCGGTCATCACGCTGCAAAATGCGAAGGTTCAGGCGGTGGTGGCAGAATCTTTCGCTCGTATTTTTTTTAGAAACGCTATCAATTTGGGGTTGCCGCTGATTATATGTAAAGGAATCAGCCAAACGGTCAAAACCGGGCATTTGCTGCGCGTGGACTTAACCGCTGGCACGGTAGCGGTGCTGGAGACTGGTGTAGTGCTGCAAGCAGAAAAGCTGGGCGATCATATTTTGGGGATTATCCGTGCAGGCGGGATAAAGCCGCTGTTTAGAGCCAAATATGCAAAGTCTCCACAGGAATAG
- a CDS encoding 3-isopropylmalate dehydratase large subunit — translation MHALEKILAKASEKSSVMAGEIVTAKVSFAEINDLYLQTVYSFKEMGGTKVWDKDRVAFVFDHYAPCPTIEAARNHAEMRAFAQENNLTYHFDVNAGVCHQVMPERGVVYPGMIVVATDSHTTTHGAFGAFGTGVGATDMATILLSGELWMRVPEIIEIRIEGTAPKGVYPKDVILHILGKIKADGAVYKAIDFTGSYVEQLDVAGRMVLCNMAVEMGAKTAYMQPNDLVLEYAGKRAVRPFVVEYTDADYVYAESHVFDISELTPQLSAPHSVDNVYPLEDVGRVKINQGVIGTCTGGRVTDIAVAAQILRGKKIPEYIRLIIVPASAQVMRECMDKGYIQDLMVAGATITSPGCGPCLGAHEGVIAPGEICITASNRNFPGRMGSTQAQLYLASPATVAASALNGYITDPRTIL, via the coding sequence ATGCATGCACTAGAAAAAATTCTTGCCAAGGCAAGCGAAAAATCGTCAGTGATGGCGGGGGAGATTGTCACCGCAAAGGTGAGCTTTGCAGAGATTAACGACCTGTATTTGCAAACCGTGTACTCTTTTAAAGAAATGGGCGGAACCAAGGTCTGGGATAAGGATCGGGTGGCTTTTGTATTTGACCATTATGCACCCTGTCCTACGATTGAGGCGGCAAGAAATCACGCTGAGATGCGCGCGTTCGCCCAAGAAAACAACCTGACCTACCACTTTGACGTCAACGCAGGTGTTTGTCATCAGGTCATGCCCGAGCGGGGGGTCGTTTATCCGGGTATGATTGTGGTCGCGACTGATTCGCATACCACTACACACGGCGCATTCGGCGCATTCGGCACCGGCGTCGGCGCAACCGATATGGCCACCATTCTGCTTAGTGGCGAGCTATGGATGCGTGTACCGGAAATTATCGAAATACGCATTGAAGGTACCGCGCCCAAGGGCGTTTATCCAAAGGATGTTATTCTACATATTCTTGGCAAAATAAAGGCGGACGGCGCGGTATATAAAGCGATAGATTTCACCGGCAGCTATGTTGAACAGCTTGACGTTGCCGGGCGAATGGTTCTCTGCAACATGGCCGTGGAGATGGGGGCTAAGACCGCCTATATGCAGCCCAATGATCTGGTGCTCGAATATGCAGGCAAAAGGGCGGTTCGCCCGTTTGTGGTAGAATACACCGACGCTGATTATGTCTATGCAGAAAGTCATGTGTTTGACATCAGCGAATTGACCCCGCAGCTTTCAGCTCCGCACAGCGTTGACAATGTCTACCCGCTGGAAGACGTGGGTAGAGTTAAAATTAATCAGGGTGTCATCGGCACCTGCACCGGCGGACGCGTGACGGATATTGCGGTTGCCGCACAAATTCTTCGCGGCAAAAAAATCCCCGAATATATCCGACTTATTATTGTCCCCGCTTCCGCACAGGTCATGAGAGAATGCATGGATAAAGGTTATATCCAGGATTTAATGGTCGCAGGCGCAACCATTACCTCCCCCGGCTGCGGGCCTTGTCTTGGCGCGCACGAGGGTGTCATTGCTCCCGGCGAAATATGCATCACAGCGTCTAACCGCAACTTCCCTGGGCGGATGGGCAGTACTCAGGCACAGCTGTATCTAGCGTCCCCCGCAACTGTCGCAGCTTCGGCGCTAAACGGCTACATCACCGATCCTAGAACCATTCTGTGA
- a CDS encoding lactate utilization protein, with protein MKTRIKKTIQNLQRHNMGGYYVDTPEALLSLITTLLKEGDTVGCGDSLTLAQTGVFDFLRSGSYRFLDKHRPGLVSEEKREIYLQNFCVDTFFTGVNAVTTDGRLFNIDGNGSRVAPMLYGPRQVIVVTGTNKLADTLEAAIDRARQVAAPLDAKRLEKETPCAKLGRCVDCNHPQRICNDFVLIAGQFVKDRIKVIFIDGDYGF; from the coding sequence ATGAAGACAAGAATCAAAAAAACAATTCAAAATTTGCAGCGGCATAATATGGGCGGTTATTATGTTGACACTCCTGAGGCGCTGCTTTCACTTATTACCACTCTATTAAAAGAGGGGGACACCGTCGGTTGCGGCGATTCGCTGACGCTGGCGCAGACTGGAGTGTTTGATTTTCTACGCAGCGGATCCTACCGTTTTTTAGATAAGCACCGACCGGGGCTGGTCTCCGAAGAAAAGCGTGAGATATATCTACAGAATTTTTGTGTCGATACCTTTTTTACCGGTGTCAATGCCGTTACGACGGACGGGAGGCTATTTAACATTGATGGCAACGGTAGCCGTGTCGCACCTATGCTCTACGGCCCCAGACAGGTCATCGTCGTGACCGGAACCAACAAGCTAGCAGACACACTGGAGGCCGCTATTGATCGTGCGCGGCAGGTAGCCGCCCCACTGGATGCCAAACGCCTAGAAAAAGAAACACCCTGCGCCAAGCTGGGCCGGTGCGTGGACTGCAACCACCCTCAGCGTATTTGCAACGATTTTGTTCTAATAGCGGGGCAGTTTGTCAAGGACAGAATCAAGGTCATATTTATTGACGGTGACTACGGATTTTAA